A window from Opitutia bacterium ISCC 52 encodes these proteins:
- a CDS encoding phytanoyl-CoA dioxygenase family protein, which yields MVRLSECEVEAYNKLGFVVPEFRLSADRLAQLKQALDRVISANPDTRPEKLVSVHLKQDSGEGVSGDDVFLEIARDEGILDLVEQLIGPDIILWGCQAFCKPPGDGMEVPWHQDGQYWPIRPLATCTVWIAIDDSVAENGCLRVIPESHTEHTLYSHLKEDRTDIVLNQRVEDALFDESTAVDVELEAGQLSLHDVYLIHGSNPNRSTRRRAGLAIRYMPATSLFDRSQVFENSGFRVDFATRPLWLLRGKDVTGANDFTIGHS from the coding sequence ATGGTGCGATTAAGTGAGTGTGAAGTCGAAGCGTACAATAAGTTGGGTTTTGTGGTTCCGGAGTTTCGATTGTCTGCGGATCGTTTGGCCCAATTAAAGCAGGCGCTCGATCGGGTGATATCCGCGAATCCGGACACCAGGCCCGAAAAGCTCGTGAGTGTTCACTTGAAGCAGGATAGCGGAGAAGGCGTATCGGGTGATGATGTCTTCTTGGAAATTGCTCGGGACGAGGGGATCTTGGATCTGGTCGAACAGTTGATCGGCCCGGACATTATTCTCTGGGGCTGCCAGGCATTTTGTAAACCACCTGGCGATGGCATGGAAGTTCCCTGGCATCAGGATGGTCAATACTGGCCGATACGACCGTTGGCAACTTGCACGGTTTGGATCGCCATCGATGATAGTGTTGCCGAGAACGGTTGTCTGCGGGTGATCCCGGAATCACACACTGAACATACACTCTATAGTCACCTGAAAGAGGACCGGACTGATATTGTTTTAAACCAGCGGGTGGAGGATGCCTTGTTTGATGAATCCACGGCCGTCGACGTGGAACTCGAAGCCGGGCAATTGTCCTTGCACGATGTCTATTTGATTCACGGCTCGAACCCCAATCGCTCCACGCGTCGGAGAGCTGGGCTTGCTATCCGATACATGCCCGCTACGTCGTTGTTTGACCGTAGCCAGGTCTTTGAGAATTCCGGTTTTCGGGTGGACTTCGCAACGAGACCTTTGTGGTTGTTGCGCGGAAAAGATGTCACCGGCGCAAATGATTTCACTATCGGTCATTCGTGA
- a CDS encoding Gfo/Idh/MocA family oxidoreductase, with amino-acid sequence MNRRSFLKTTAAAGVAATIGAPAILRGHNLNERLDIAVIGLGNRGQRNAGYFQDENIVALCDVNAEKTGLASKFFPKARRATDFRRLFDHEKEFDAVVISTPEHTHAFATLPALQLGKHVYCEKPLTYNIEEARIIRMAARNANVVTQMGTQNHANDNYRRVVELIQSGAIGKVCEAHVWNSRAWGWHTSEAAARAAKDRYIVIDTPKETQPIPDYLNWDLWVGPAPDKPFHHNYFEGPLWYRWWNFGNGTMSDLGSHWIDLPFWALELDAPLTVEAKGPKPHPDMAPASMQAIYEYGARGNRPPVKLTWYQGLEKPQIWKDQGIPQWGSGHLFVGDKGMLLSDYKQHFLLPKDKFTDFKGPDPFIPRSSAGHHQDWVEACKGGPATMCDFEYSGLLTEANHLGNVAYRAGKKLHWDAKNMRATNVPEAEPFIRRDYRKGWSLT; translated from the coding sequence ATGAATCGACGTTCTTTTCTCAAAACCACGGCGGCAGCCGGAGTAGCTGCTACTATCGGCGCACCCGCCATCCTGCGGGGCCACAACCTGAATGAGCGACTGGATATCGCGGTGATCGGTCTCGGAAATCGGGGCCAGCGCAACGCCGGCTATTTCCAGGATGAAAATATCGTCGCGCTCTGCGATGTGAATGCGGAGAAGACGGGCCTCGCCTCGAAGTTTTTTCCCAAAGCCCGGAGAGCGACCGACTTCCGCAGACTGTTTGATCACGAAAAGGAGTTTGATGCGGTGGTGATTTCTACGCCCGAGCATACTCACGCCTTTGCTACCCTACCCGCACTGCAGCTGGGTAAACACGTCTACTGCGAAAAACCGCTTACCTACAACATCGAGGAGGCACGTATCATTCGCATGGCGGCACGAAATGCCAACGTCGTTACCCAGATGGGAACCCAGAACCACGCCAACGATAACTACCGTCGCGTAGTAGAGCTGATTCAGTCCGGTGCCATCGGCAAAGTGTGTGAAGCCCATGTCTGGAATTCCCGTGCCTGGGGATGGCACACAAGCGAGGCCGCCGCACGCGCGGCCAAGGACCGCTATATCGTGATCGATACGCCGAAAGAAACCCAGCCCATCCCTGATTATTTAAACTGGGATCTGTGGGTCGGTCCGGCACCCGACAAGCCCTTTCACCACAATTACTTTGAAGGACCTCTCTGGTACCGCTGGTGGAATTTTGGCAACGGCACCATGTCCGATCTGGGCAGCCACTGGATAGACCTTCCCTTCTGGGCCCTGGAGCTGGATGCTCCTTTGACCGTGGAAGCCAAAGGCCCCAAGCCGCATCCCGACATGGCCCCGGCATCCATGCAGGCCATTTATGAATACGGAGCGCGTGGTAATAGACCGCCCGTAAAACTCACCTGGTATCAAGGCCTGGAAAAACCGCAGATCTGGAAAGACCAGGGCATTCCCCAGTGGGGCAGCGGGCATTTGTTCGTCGGCGATAAAGGTATGCTCCTGTCCGACTACAAACAACACTTTCTCCTCCCCAAAGACAAATTCACCGACTTCAAAGGCCCCGATCCGTTTATACCGCGCTCCTCCGCCGGTCATCACCAGGATTGGGTCGAAGCCTGCAAAGGCGGACCCGCCACGATGTGCGACTTTGAATACTCCGGCCTCCTCACCGAAGCCAACCACCTCGGCAACGTCGCCTACCGCGCCGGCAAAAAACTTCATTGGGACGCCAAGAACATGCGCGCCACCAACGTCCCCGAAGCAGAACCCTTCATTCGCCGCGACTACCGCAAAGGCTGGAGTTTGACGTGA
- a CDS encoding arylsulfatase, with amino-acid sequence MTRLILFLLLGCSLSLVAETRPNIVFILADDLGYGDLSSYGATLVETPNIDRLAIEGRKFTDAHSPHPVCTPTRYSLMTGRYSWRTWAKTANVWSTDPMLIDDDQYTLPKLLGDAGYQTALVGKWHLSYGRPGAPGWDDVKGIDYNGKIAPGPLEAGFDYYFGVPHVGQQPHVFIENHHVVGLTPESPLELVMDDRWLHRSSYLERHMYPPRHHFEGGEGAKYRQEDLALKLTEKAVDWLKETARNKEEPFFLYFAHRNVHGPYAPHERFVGKSEIGVYGDFLLELDWSVGQILDTLDSLGTVDDTLVFFASDNGGVQMGHRPTDYVNHNGHMTNGPLRGQKTESLEGGHRVPLLARWPGQIPAGSTSDDLVALTDTMATLAELMESELPDAAAPDSCSFLGALLDQEPSQATRRVLVHENYRGGYGIRVDDWKLLMIQGGGGIGWDPFDNDRDLPNGQLYHLKEDLQELNNLYESEPERVSEMVTLLRTIRNTPDSRELSR; translated from the coding sequence ATGACCCGACTTATTCTTTTCTTACTTCTAGGCTGTAGCCTTTCGTTGGTGGCTGAGACCAGACCGAACATCGTTTTCATCTTGGCAGACGATCTCGGGTACGGGGACCTCAGTTCTTATGGAGCGACTCTGGTTGAAACCCCGAATATCGATCGCTTGGCGATCGAGGGGCGTAAATTTACGGATGCCCATTCGCCACATCCGGTTTGCACACCTACCCGCTACAGTCTGATGACCGGGCGTTACAGTTGGCGAACCTGGGCCAAGACGGCCAACGTCTGGTCGACGGATCCTATGCTGATTGATGACGATCAGTATACCTTGCCCAAGTTGCTCGGGGATGCTGGTTACCAAACGGCGCTGGTGGGGAAATGGCATTTGAGTTATGGGCGTCCCGGAGCTCCGGGCTGGGACGATGTGAAGGGGATCGACTACAATGGGAAAATTGCCCCCGGGCCGTTGGAGGCAGGGTTTGATTATTACTTTGGTGTTCCCCACGTCGGGCAGCAGCCGCATGTCTTTATCGAGAATCATCACGTGGTCGGGCTGACTCCCGAGTCGCCGCTTGAGCTGGTTATGGATGATCGCTGGTTGCATCGATCGTCCTACCTGGAGCGGCACATGTATCCACCCCGTCATCATTTCGAGGGTGGGGAAGGTGCCAAATACCGGCAGGAGGATTTGGCTCTCAAGCTGACTGAAAAAGCGGTGGACTGGCTCAAAGAAACTGCCCGGAACAAAGAGGAACCCTTCTTCCTCTACTTTGCTCACCGCAATGTGCATGGGCCCTATGCGCCTCATGAACGTTTTGTCGGCAAAAGTGAGATCGGTGTCTATGGCGACTTCCTGCTCGAACTGGATTGGTCGGTGGGGCAGATTCTCGACACACTGGATTCGCTAGGCACAGTCGATGATACTTTGGTGTTTTTCGCGAGCGATAATGGGGGCGTGCAAATGGGGCACAGGCCGACCGACTATGTGAACCACAATGGACACATGACCAACGGCCCTCTGCGCGGACAAAAAACTGAATCGCTCGAAGGTGGTCATCGCGTTCCTTTGCTCGCCCGCTGGCCTGGTCAAATCCCAGCTGGATCGACCTCGGATGATCTGGTGGCCCTAACCGATACGATGGCCACGTTGGCAGAGCTGATGGAAAGTGAATTGCCGGACGCAGCTGCTCCGGACAGCTGCAGCTTCCTGGGAGCGCTCCTCGATCAGGAACCATCCCAAGCTACCAGACGGGTGCTGGTGCATGAAAATTACCGTGGAGGTTATGGCATCCGTGTGGACGACTGGAAGCTCTTGATGATTCAGGGAGGAGGGGGCATCGGCTGGGATCCTTTCGACAATGATCGCGATCTGCCCAACGGACAACTCTATCACTTAAAGGAAGACCTGCAGGAATTGAACAATCTCTACGAATCTGAGCCTGAACGTGTCAGCGAGATGGTCACGCTGCTCAGAACCATTCGGAATACACCCGATTCCCGGGAGCTGAGTCGGTAG
- a CDS encoding Rieske 2Fe-2S domain-containing protein encodes MRDVCPHAGARFSEGRVSGLVQGTHPDEPVGFCRKGEIITCPWHGWEFDLTTG; translated from the coding sequence ATGCGTGATGTGTGTCCCCATGCCGGTGCTCGGTTTTCGGAAGGACGGGTGAGCGGGTTGGTGCAAGGAACCCATCCCGATGAGCCGGTCGGATTTTGCCGGAAAGGAGAGATTATTACTTGTCCGTGGCATGGGTGGGAATTTGATCTCACCACGGGGTAG
- a CDS encoding 5'-methylthioadenosine/S-adenosylhomocysteine nucleosidase, giving the protein MKSCLHCPLCTAFAFFLTITGLVADSHTEPPTTLILGAVPWEMTPILEELTEAESGDLYNIPYTTGKLYGMPVVVALTGVSKTNTGMTSGALITTFKPSRVIFSGTGARVKTEIKAGYVFIIEETTFHDAGNLTEEGMEVRPVIGPTPNLRREPLFHPDPDLFSLARQVARNYSSPEPIKVDGLSYNTVVSPGSIVTGDLFSINQWKYEEIVNKFGTDLFAMETAALGQVCTFMDMPWIAFRGGSDLIQAGDASEDYKVYGPIAARQAALFTLAFLKELAGQD; this is encoded by the coding sequence ATGAAATCCTGCCTGCACTGCCCACTCTGCACCGCCTTTGCTTTCTTCTTAACTATCACCGGTCTCGTGGCCGACTCTCATACAGAGCCGCCAACCACCCTAATTCTTGGGGCAGTTCCGTGGGAAATGACCCCGATTCTAGAGGAGTTGACCGAAGCAGAGTCCGGTGATCTCTACAACATCCCCTATACCACGGGGAAACTCTATGGGATGCCAGTAGTGGTTGCCTTAACCGGGGTGAGCAAAACCAACACCGGAATGACAAGCGGAGCCCTCATTACCACCTTCAAACCAAGCCGAGTCATATTCAGTGGAACTGGGGCAAGGGTCAAAACGGAGATAAAGGCTGGCTACGTTTTCATCATTGAAGAAACTACCTTTCATGATGCAGGAAACCTAACGGAAGAAGGTATGGAGGTCCGCCCCGTTATTGGACCCACACCCAACCTGCGAAGGGAGCCCCTGTTCCATCCGGACCCCGATTTATTTTCCCTGGCCAGGCAAGTTGCCCGAAACTACTCGTCTCCCGAACCGATCAAAGTGGATGGCCTCAGCTACAATACCGTGGTGTCACCGGGATCCATCGTCACCGGCGATCTATTTAGTATTAATCAGTGGAAGTACGAAGAAATCGTAAACAAGTTCGGCACTGATCTCTTCGCTATGGAGACCGCCGCACTGGGCCAGGTTTGCACGTTCATGGATATGCCCTGGATCGCTTTTCGTGGTGGCAGCGATCTGATTCAGGCCGGCGACGCTTCGGAGGATTATAAAGTATACGGACCCATCGCAGCCAGGCAGGCCGCCTTATTTACGCTGGCCTTCCTCAAGGAACTCGCAGGACAAGACTAA
- a CDS encoding CDGSH iron-sulfur domain-containing protein — MSKPIIAANTPTPVELEAGKSYAFCTCGHSDNQPFCDGKHAGSGMAPKIFKADKDGKAWLCQCKATQNAPFCDGSHKPFGDDQVGKEVS; from the coding sequence ATGAGCAAACCTATCATCGCCGCCAACACACCAACACCCGTCGAACTCGAGGCCGGTAAATCCTACGCCTTCTGCACCTGTGGTCATTCTGATAATCAGCCGTTCTGTGATGGTAAGCACGCGGGTTCGGGCATGGCTCCAAAAATCTTCAAAGCCGACAAAGACGGCAAAGCCTGGCTCTGTCAGTGCAAGGCTACACAAAATGCACCATTTTGTGATGGGAGCCACAAACCTTTCGGCGACGATCAGGTAGGTAAAGAAGTTTCATAG
- a CDS encoding GntR family transcriptional regulator, with protein sequence MVELGKQNSLKPVRDSASGCYLDGGELGEILLPKKFMTEELRQAESISVFVYKDSEDRLVATTETPKAMVGQFATLEVLSANPKVGAFLDWGLSKDLLLPFREHKSDPMEGDYCVVYILVDELSGRIIASERLTEFVDQEPSAYESEEEVDLLVIDETPLGYKAIINDKHLGLLYHSDLSEPLEYGQWIVGYVSQVREDGKIDLRRDRSGYKRLEPIAEQILEALNANEGVLPFNDKSSPESIRAEFDVSKQAFKRAIGTLYKQKRIRIKEDGIVLSDTTG encoded by the coding sequence ATGGTTGAGCTAGGAAAACAAAATTCACTGAAACCCGTGCGAGACTCCGCTAGCGGATGCTACCTGGACGGTGGTGAGCTGGGGGAGATTTTGCTGCCGAAAAAGTTTATGACGGAGGAGCTGCGGCAGGCGGAGAGCATTTCGGTGTTTGTTTATAAGGATTCAGAAGATCGTTTGGTTGCGACTACTGAAACGCCGAAAGCGATGGTCGGACAATTCGCCACGCTGGAAGTATTGAGTGCGAATCCGAAAGTGGGTGCATTCCTGGATTGGGGATTGAGCAAGGATCTGCTCCTGCCATTCCGGGAACATAAAAGCGATCCCATGGAGGGTGACTATTGTGTGGTTTATATTCTGGTCGATGAGCTGAGTGGACGAATCATTGCCAGTGAGCGGCTGACTGAATTTGTAGATCAGGAACCGTCTGCCTATGAAAGTGAAGAAGAGGTCGATCTTCTCGTGATCGATGAAACGCCTCTGGGCTACAAGGCGATCATCAATGATAAACATTTAGGTTTACTCTACCACAGTGATCTCTCGGAGCCACTTGAGTATGGGCAATGGATCGTCGGTTATGTTTCACAGGTAAGGGAGGATGGAAAGATTGACCTTCGTCGTGACCGTTCCGGTTACAAGCGTTTGGAGCCGATCGCAGAACAGATCCTGGAGGCGCTCAACGCGAATGAGGGCGTGCTCCCATTCAATGATAAGTCGTCGCCAGAATCCATTCGGGCTGAATTTGATGTAAGTAAGCAGGCTTTCAAGCGAGCTATAGGTACGCTTTATAAGCAGAAGAGGATACGTATTAAAGAGGACGGAATTGTGCTCAGCGATACGACGGGTTGA
- a CDS encoding DUF1853 family protein: protein MNTISQALLQSFIDGPLLIGDLPEAPTFPYQQLALPINSPELNTKQKLGHLCEDAFALLIAASTKYELLEQNLQLQKDVHTTVGELDFLLREKSSGQLIHLELATKFYLSVETEDDLKLPGPDPRDNFFKKLEHLRSHQLVLSTKFRSALPEVYRKEPIQSQQLMYGCLFDHVTSQQAASASFINPLCRRGRWLGIDECEAHFSPQTQFQRIPKSLWPASPSELADEDLEPWTPQCAVDRCVMVRIIHEPIPYFITPSNWPIGHS, encoded by the coding sequence ATGAACACCATTTCACAAGCCCTACTGCAGAGTTTTATTGATGGACCCCTCCTCATTGGAGACCTGCCCGAAGCCCCGACTTTCCCCTATCAGCAACTTGCTCTTCCAATTAATTCCCCAGAGCTCAACACCAAACAAAAGCTGGGACACCTCTGTGAAGATGCATTTGCATTACTCATTGCCGCATCCACTAAGTATGAATTGCTGGAACAAAACCTCCAACTTCAGAAAGATGTCCACACTACGGTCGGCGAACTCGATTTTCTCCTTAGGGAAAAATCAAGCGGCCAACTCATTCATCTGGAACTCGCCACCAAGTTCTACTTATCCGTTGAAACTGAGGACGACTTAAAACTCCCGGGACCCGACCCACGTGACAACTTTTTCAAAAAGCTTGAACACCTCCGCAGTCACCAACTTGTTCTCTCTACCAAGTTTCGGAGCGCACTACCCGAAGTCTATCGAAAAGAGCCCATCCAATCTCAACAACTCATGTATGGGTGCCTGTTTGATCACGTCACAAGCCAACAAGCTGCCAGTGCGTCGTTTATTAATCCATTGTGCCGACGAGGACGGTGGTTAGGCATCGACGAATGCGAAGCTCATTTTTCGCCACAAACGCAGTTTCAGAGAATCCCCAAATCTCTCTGGCCAGCGTCTCCGTCAGAGCTGGCCGATGAAGACCTCGAACCATGGACTCCACAATGCGCTGTTGATCGATGCGTCATGGTTCGTATCATTCACGAGCCGATCCCCTATTTCATAACACCAAGCAACTGGCCTATTGGGCATTCCTAG
- a CDS encoding ABC transporter substrate-binding protein: protein MSKLPFVIAYDQGLYEKYGLDVELLMGTPEFEGARDPHAKFWRRVVRKLGFESYPETEITVSGHTPAMYGQTRNAQRSKRIAIATTDCSVRYYVVARSDIQSLEDIKGKRIGINSPGTTSAFAAFRLIERMGWDPRFDVSILEDGRQVADIEKGLVDVVIGGDETYEEALRLGYPILEDTRDWGDELSGNSAMVDVGWLEEGDNREQALQFLKAALEGLAIFHQDPDLAVDVALRWYGIPDRATAEGRIQRADYVPRKPYPCREGIINTMRIHDSHEMRQYQSSDFYDDSLIRELDESGFIDALYGD from the coding sequence ATGAGCAAGCTGCCATTCGTCATAGCCTATGATCAGGGGCTCTATGAAAAGTATGGACTAGATGTTGAGCTCTTGATGGGGACTCCAGAGTTTGAAGGAGCTCGCGATCCGCATGCAAAGTTCTGGCGAAGAGTCGTTAGGAAACTCGGATTCGAATCTTATCCGGAAACCGAGATCACGGTGAGTGGACATACCCCGGCCATGTATGGACAAACAAGGAATGCACAGCGCTCAAAACGTATCGCCATTGCCACGACGGATTGTTCGGTACGCTATTACGTAGTAGCGCGATCGGATATCCAAAGCCTGGAGGATATTAAAGGTAAACGGATTGGTATCAATAGCCCGGGTACGACATCCGCCTTTGCCGCCTTTCGTCTGATCGAACGGATGGGTTGGGATCCCAGGTTTGACGTATCCATCCTCGAGGATGGTAGACAGGTAGCCGACATAGAAAAGGGATTAGTGGATGTCGTTATAGGGGGTGACGAAACCTATGAAGAAGCCCTGCGACTGGGATACCCTATACTCGAAGATACTCGTGATTGGGGCGATGAATTGTCAGGCAATAGTGCTATGGTTGATGTCGGCTGGTTAGAGGAAGGCGATAATCGTGAACAAGCCCTCCAGTTCCTTAAGGCGGCTTTGGAAGGATTAGCCATCTTTCATCAAGATCCGGATTTGGCAGTAGATGTGGCCCTTCGCTGGTATGGCATTCCGGATCGAGCTACGGCTGAAGGTCGCATTCAACGTGCGGATTATGTGCCGCGTAAGCCTTACCCTTGCAGAGAAGGTATCATCAATACCATGCGGATCCACGATTCACACGAGATGCGCCAATACCAGTCGTCCGATTTTTACGATGATAGCCTGATTCGCGAATTAGATGAAAGCGGATTTATCGATGCCCTCTATGGAGACTAA
- a CDS encoding PQQ-dependent sugar dehydrogenase, whose amino-acid sequence MKHSSPHSVRFLCCLLVLIFAVPGLSYGASHAQGGSKELPVGLMDPIPEKIQKGDIVAAVVKQFRLPKTEDGSQKGRATTAYARVQYMMPIGDGSGRLAVGDLRGPLYLVDQGSDSLQLYLDLRSYDLSFDATMMPNETGLGGWAFHPEFSQKGKPGYGKFYTGISTTTGSGEADYLKDDAESHESVLVEWTADDPSAIPFKGSYRELFRIGQFAPNHNIGTVAFNPTAKPGSPDYGNLYFCLGDGGAAFDPMDYGQSLASPHGSILRINPHPSGDAAYQIPHDNPFVSQPEVAPEIWAYGLRHPQHFSWDKQGRMFIGDIGQNQMEEVNLGVAGANYGWRLREGTFSSGSGVEGIFVGPLYDIPAEPSQGFVDPVAQYDHDEGRAIGSGYAYEGSEIPELKGKYVFADLVRGRIFYIDMQNLEPGNPAEIKELRLFVDGSEQELIDVVGYPNTFRDGPRADLRLGTDEDGEIYLLTKGDGWVRKLVPAE is encoded by the coding sequence ATGAAACATTCTTCGCCCCATTCTGTTCGCTTCCTTTGTTGCCTTCTCGTTTTGATTTTCGCCGTTCCCGGTCTGTCCTATGGTGCCAGTCATGCTCAGGGTGGATCAAAGGAGCTTCCGGTGGGGCTTATGGATCCCATTCCGGAGAAGATTCAGAAAGGGGATATTGTAGCAGCAGTTGTGAAACAGTTTCGCCTTCCAAAGACGGAGGATGGAAGCCAGAAGGGAAGAGCCACCACAGCCTATGCGCGTGTTCAGTATATGATGCCCATCGGTGATGGGTCTGGTCGTCTGGCGGTTGGCGATTTGCGAGGCCCTCTTTACCTGGTAGACCAGGGGAGTGATTCTCTTCAGCTCTACCTGGATCTCCGCTCATACGATTTGTCTTTCGATGCCACCATGATGCCGAATGAAACGGGATTGGGTGGCTGGGCCTTTCATCCGGAGTTTTCTCAAAAAGGAAAACCAGGGTATGGCAAATTTTACACCGGCATCAGTACTACCACCGGATCGGGTGAAGCTGATTACCTGAAGGACGATGCAGAGAGTCATGAAAGTGTACTGGTCGAATGGACGGCGGATGATCCCAGTGCCATTCCCTTTAAAGGAAGCTATCGTGAGTTGTTTCGTATCGGGCAATTTGCACCCAATCATAATATCGGAACGGTAGCCTTCAACCCGACGGCAAAACCAGGCAGCCCGGATTATGGGAATTTGTATTTCTGCCTAGGCGATGGAGGAGCTGCCTTTGATCCGATGGATTATGGTCAATCACTAGCCAGTCCCCATGGTTCGATTCTCAGGATCAATCCGCACCCATCGGGCGACGCTGCGTATCAGATTCCCCATGACAATCCTTTTGTATCTCAGCCGGAGGTTGCGCCTGAGATCTGGGCTTATGGTTTGCGGCATCCGCAGCACTTTTCGTGGGATAAGCAAGGTCGCATGTTCATCGGAGATATCGGTCAGAACCAAATGGAAGAAGTGAACCTGGGAGTTGCTGGAGCGAATTATGGCTGGCGACTCCGTGAAGGAACGTTTTCGAGTGGTTCCGGAGTGGAAGGAATTTTTGTGGGACCTCTCTACGATATACCGGCTGAGCCTTCTCAGGGATTCGTAGATCCGGTTGCCCAATATGACCACGACGAGGGTAGGGCGATCGGTAGCGGCTATGCCTATGAGGGAAGCGAAATACCTGAACTGAAGGGAAAGTATGTTTTTGCTGATCTGGTTCGCGGACGCATCTTTTATATTGATATGCAAAACCTGGAACCTGGAAACCCTGCCGAGATCAAGGAGCTGCGTCTCTTTGTCGATGGGAGTGAGCAGGAATTGATCGATGTGGTAGGTTATCCAAATACGTTCCGCGATGGTCCGCGTGCTGATTTACGTCTGGGAACGGATGAAGACGGCGAGATTTACTTGCTAACCAAAGGAGATGGCTGGGTGCGCAAGCTTGTACCGGCTGAGTAA
- a CDS encoding STAS/SEC14 domain-containing protein has product MSLTVTPIHNGPVYEVVVTNKLHKVDYNVFLPVLRTGIIHHGKIRLLIQLHNFHGWDAGAFWEDLKFGIKDFNHFDRIAMVGENKWEKTMTILAKPFIPATVKYFDYTDREIARSWLLEEEEAPAE; this is encoded by the coding sequence ATGTCGCTAACAGTAACACCCATCCACAATGGACCGGTTTACGAGGTCGTGGTAACCAACAAACTGCACAAGGTCGATTACAACGTATTTTTGCCCGTACTTCGAACAGGCATCATTCACCATGGAAAAATTCGACTCCTCATCCAGCTGCACAATTTTCATGGATGGGATGCCGGTGCCTTCTGGGAAGACCTGAAGTTTGGCATCAAGGATTTCAATCATTTTGATCGTATTGCTATGGTTGGGGAAAACAAATGGGAAAAAACCATGACCATCCTCGCGAAACCGTTCATCCCCGCTACGGTCAAGTATTTCGACTACACAGACAGAGAGATCGCAAGAAGCTGGTTACTCGAAGAAGAAGAAGCTCCTGCAGAGTAA
- a CDS encoding ThuA domain-containing protein: MTLFLRSIKYLVSILLLGCLVNTAAVGKDKKLVLIAGKPSHPPMMHEFRAGALLLEKCLQDVKGLKVEVHDNGWVKDEATFDDADAVVIFADGGKKHPALQGNNLKTLQKLIDRGVGFGAMHYGVEVPPGEANEEFQAWIGGHYENSFSCNPIWAPRFDTLPEHPVTQGVLPFSISDEWYFNIRFFGGISGNQAHQEQGIKFTPILVAKPSNDVRDGPYVHPKGPYDHIIANSGRDEAMLWVVERPDGGRGFGFTGGHYHLNWADENFRKVVLNTLNWVSKNKIPKNGIRSKVTKEELYLNLDKKDPR; encoded by the coding sequence ATGACTTTGTTTTTACGTAGTATTAAATACCTTGTTTCAATTCTACTTCTCGGGTGCTTAGTGAACACCGCCGCTGTCGGGAAGGATAAAAAGTTGGTCCTCATTGCAGGCAAACCAAGTCACCCTCCCATGATGCATGAATTTAGAGCAGGTGCTCTTCTATTGGAGAAATGTCTCCAGGATGTGAAAGGTCTGAAGGTTGAAGTTCACGATAATGGCTGGGTCAAGGATGAGGCTACTTTTGACGATGCAGATGCGGTGGTCATCTTTGCCGATGGCGGAAAGAAACATCCTGCTCTGCAAGGTAACAACCTAAAGACGCTACAAAAACTGATAGATCGGGGTGTGGGATTTGGAGCGATGCACTATGGCGTTGAAGTGCCACCCGGTGAAGCGAATGAAGAATTTCAGGCATGGATCGGCGGTCACTATGAGAACAGCTTTTCCTGTAATCCAATCTGGGCCCCGCGCTTTGATACTTTACCCGAGCATCCAGTTACTCAAGGGGTGTTGCCTTTTTCGATCAGCGATGAGTGGTACTTCAATATTAGGTTTTTTGGGGGTATCTCCGGAAATCAGGCTCACCAGGAACAGGGGATCAAATTTACTCCCATCCTGGTCGCCAAGCCTTCGAATGATGTGCGAGACGGTCCCTATGTACATCCGAAAGGCCCCTATGATCACATCATCGCAAACAGTGGTCGGGATGAAGCCATGCTCTGGGTGGTCGAGCGTCCGGATGGAGGGCGAGGCTTCGGTTTTACAGGTGGTCACTATCACCTTAACTGGGCCGATGAAAATTTCCGTAAGGTAGTTTTGAATACGCTGAATTGGGTATCGAAGAATAAGATCCCAAAGAATGGGATTCGTTCGAAGGTGACTAAGGAGGAGTTGTATTTGAACTTGGATAAGAAAGACCCCAGATAA